A window of Suncus etruscus isolate mSunEtr1 chromosome 4, mSunEtr1.pri.cur, whole genome shotgun sequence contains these coding sequences:
- the GJA10 gene encoding LOW QUALITY PROTEIN: gap junction alpha-10 protein (The sequence of the model RefSeq protein was modified relative to this genomic sequence to represent the inferred CDS: inserted 2 bases in 1 codon; deleted 3 bases in 3 codons; substituted 5 bases at 5 genomic stop codons) yields MHCQILISCIGDWNLLGGILEEVHSHSNMVGKIXLTILFKFQILVLGVTAEDXGINEQLAFACNAQQPGYSNICYDNAFLISLIRFWVFQIIFVSFPSLYGSCTLXNQTFKKKQQSPHVNGVWKNSKDXRDLRWLEEHKRVHKVPLRGCLLQNYILHILTISVLETVFMIGQYILYRFQMAPLNQCTQPHCPNTVDCFISRPTVIDRFYALYAPSIAAISLFLNWTEIFSLGITKILREVYENPSSDDAEPEKGPRFLXENIKLAYQCMICSYQLQXKKLIACTANNQQHPIQVLIPNSNAIWQIPLPRQWKKKWWRPVQHNGQLHI; encoded by the exons atgcactgtcag ATACTAATCTCTTGCATTGGGGATTGGAACTTACTGGGTGGCATCCTAGAGGAAGTTCATTCCCATTCAAATATGGTGGGGAAGATATAGCTGACTATACtctttaaatttcaaattctgGTACTTGGTGTGACTGCAGAAGA AGGGATAAATGAACAATTAGCGTTTGCCTGCAACGCTCAGCAGCCAGGTTACAGCAACATCTGTTATGATAATGCTTTCCTAATCTCTTTGATCAGATTCTGGGTTTTTCAAATCATCTTTGTGTCTTTCCCCTCCCTGTATGGGTCATGCACTTTATAGAATCAAACCTTTAAAAAGAAGCAGCAGAGCCCACATGTAAATGGAGTGTGGAAGAACAGTAAAGACTAGagagacctaaggtggttagagGAGCACAAGAGGGTTCATAAAGTGCCTCTGAGAGGATGTCTACTACAGAATTACATCCTACACATATTGACCATATCTGTGCTGGAAACAGTCTTTATGATAGGCCAGTATATTCTTTATAGATTTCAAATG GCCCCCCTTAACCAATGCACTCAGCCTCATTGTCCCAACACAGTGGATTGTTTCATATCAAGGCCCACAGTGATTGACCGTTTTTATGCTCTTTATGCTCCCAGTATTGCAGCCATATCTTTGTTCCTCAATTGGACTGAAATATTTTCTCTGGGGATCACGAAAATCTTAAGGGAAGTTTATGAAAACCCCAGTAGTGATGACGCAGAGCCTGAAAAAGGTCCTcgatttctttgagaaaatattaagCTGGCTTATCAGTGTATGATTTGCTCATACCAATTGCAATAAAAGAAACTCATTGCCTGCACAGCCAATAACCAACAA CACCCGATCCAAGTCCTCATACCAAACTCTAATGCAATATGGCAA ATCCCCCTACccaggcaatggaaaaagaaatGGTGGAGACCGGTTCAGCACAACGGACAGCTCCATATCTAA